The window TAGACAATGGTATCCACTAACAAGTCTGGGGGAGTCCTATTTAGTATTTCACCTGCATTTTGAGCTTTTTCAATTAAGGATGAATATACTTTTCGCATATTTATATCTTTAGGGCTAAATATTTTTCCACTTTTATCAATGTTTCTTTTTATAATTTGTCCAAATATATCATGACCTGCAATAAAAGTGCGTTCAAGATACATATCAAAAAAATAATAGAACTGTTCAATATATTTTTTTGCAGAAATAAGGGGAAGTATTTCATTTATAGCTAAATTATCAGAAGACAAAAAATAATTGTCTAAGATTTCATCTTTTGATTTAAAGTGATAGTAAAAAGCACCTCTTGTCAAATTACATCGATTACAAATATCTTTTACAGATACGTTTTCGTAACCTCTTTCTTTATAAAGCTCTATTGCGGTTTCAATAATTTGCATTTTTGTTGATATTGGTTTTTTTTCGGTCATAATTTACTCCATTATTTATTTTGCTTGAAAGCAAGTATATCCTAGTTTATTTGTATGTTTTTCATTATAGCATAATATGAAAAGGAAGAAAAATGCAATATATAGTTTGTGAATTGTTTAATAAATTTATTGACAAAAAACTATACACGTGTATAATATTAATTAAACACGTGTGCAATAAACGCGAGTTAAAAACATTGCATTTTAATATTTAGTTGAAATATAACAATGATATATAGTTTATATTAATATAAAATCAAAATATCATTGACTAAATATTAACCACGTTAATATCTTTGAAACCTTTTAAAGGTTTACAAAGATAAATAAATAACAAAAATATAGGGGAGGTTTTATTATGGCAAAGATATTTGATAGAACAAATATTGGAAAAATGAAATTGAGAAATAGGATTTTTATGTCACCAATGGGGACTGGTACAGATCCTGATGGTGGTTTTTCTGAACAATCTAGAGAATATTATGAAGCAAGAGCAAAAGGAGGCTTTGGTCTTATCAATCTTGGTGCAACTACTTGTACGACAAAATATGAACCAAAACCTTGTAATGTATTAGATAGTCAACCTATGGTAGAACGTCTTCAACGAGTAGTAGAATCTTGTCATAATTATGGAGCTAAAGTTTCTCTTCAAATTAGTGCTGGAATTGGTAGAATGGCATTCTCTGAAAAGGGAAATCCACCTTATGCAGCTAGTGCAGTACCAGGTACATATTTTCCAGATCAATTATGTATTCCTTTAAGCATTGAACAAATTCACGATATTGAAGAAAGCTTTGGAAATACGGCAATGTGGGCTAAGGCAGCTGGCTGTGATGCTATTATGGTACAAGGGTATGGCGGCTATTTAATCGATCAATTTATGTGTGAATTATGGAATAAAAGAGATGACGAATACGGCGGAAGTTTAGAAAATAGAATGCGCTTTCCATTAAATATAATCAAAAAAGTAAAAGAAAAATGTGGAGATGACTTCCCAATATTATTTAAATATACCCTTACACATTTAATTGAAGGGGGCAGAACCATAGAAGAAGGCTTAAAAATAGCGAAAATGCTAGAAGAAGCTGGTGTATCTCAATTACATGTAGACGTAGGTTGTTTTGAAGTATGGTATAAGCCTATTCCAACAGTATATGATGATTTTGGCACAAAAGTAGATCTTGTAAGACAAGTAAAAGAAGTGGTTAATATTCCAGTATCTTGTGATGGTAAATTAGATGATCCACAAGTTGCTATGGAAGCAATAGAAAGTGGAAAGGTAGATTATATCTCATTAGGAAAACAATCTATTGCAGATCCAGAATGGCCAAACAAAGTTCGAAAAGGACGACTTGATGATATAAGATACTGCATAGGATGTAATGATTGTCTCTTAGGAATTTTAAGAGGAAGACTAGTACAATGCTCTGTTAATCCTACAGTAGGATATGAAAACTT is drawn from Alkalibaculum bacchi and contains these coding sequences:
- a CDS encoding TetR/AcrR family transcriptional regulator; translated protein: MTEKKPISTKMQIIETAIELYKERGYENVSVKDICNRCNLTRGAFYYHFKSKDEILDNYFLSSDNLAINEILPLISAKKYIEQFYYFFDMYLERTFIAGHDIFGQIIKRNIDKSGKIFSPKDINMRKVYSSLIEKAQNAGEILNRTPPDLLVDTIVYIADGIALVWCSQNGDFDYVEENKKILDELFKINIA
- a CDS encoding NAD(P)/FAD-dependent oxidoreductase: MAKIFDRTNIGKMKLRNRIFMSPMGTGTDPDGGFSEQSREYYEARAKGGFGLINLGATTCTTKYEPKPCNVLDSQPMVERLQRVVESCHNYGAKVSLQISAGIGRMAFSEKGNPPYAASAVPGTYFPDQLCIPLSIEQIHDIEESFGNTAMWAKAAGCDAIMVQGYGGYLIDQFMCELWNKRDDEYGGSLENRMRFPLNIIKKVKEKCGDDFPILFKYTLTHLIEGGRTIEEGLKIAKMLEEAGVSQLHVDVGCFEVWYKPIPTVYDDFGTKVDLVRQVKEVVNIPVSCDGKLDDPQVAMEAIESGKVDYISLGKQSIADPEWPNKVRKGRLDDIRYCIGCNDCLLGILRGRLVQCSVNPTVGYENFTVLKPAKEENKQDKILIIGAGIGGMETAVTAAKRGYSVTVWEKEARSGGLGNAAAAPYMKASVKNYVQYLDNQLKKHADKIHVIYNKEATFEEIKKCNPDKIVVATGATAMIPPVEGLRDNPKVGTATEYLLGNFQAEGNVLVIGAGLVGCETALDLAHKGSKITLVEMLHKIVAKDEINANNEMRLNDFLGKADIDLNLNTAVKRIEDNQAILEKDGKEFAVEFDNILVAAGMKSNNTLVDDLYDYFEEVYVIGDADHPGKIMEAVHQGYAIANNMF